Proteins co-encoded in one Pseudomonas beijingensis genomic window:
- the plsB gene encoding glycerol-3-phosphate 1-O-acyltransferase PlsB — protein MTRSPFRRLVFGTLRRLLYLWVRSETINQSSFTLNLDRSRPVFYVLQDPSLTDLAVLDTECTKAGLPRPVLPVSVGNLLEPAAFFYLTPAPDWIGRQDKRGAPPTLTRLVDALTHNAAEDAQIIPVSVFWGQSPDSESSPWKLLFADSWAVTGRLRRLLSIMILGRKTRVQFSAPIHLRELIEHDKGHERTVRMAQRILRVHFRNLKAAVIGPDISHRRNLVKGLLNQPLVKQAIAEEAEREKISPEKAKAQALRYGNEIASDYTYTAIRFLEVVLSWFWNKIYDGIKVNHIEGVQNVAQGHEVIYVPCHRSHIDYLLLSYLLFRNGLTPPHIAAGINLNMPVIGGLLRRGGAFFMRRTFKGNPLYTAVFNEYLHTLFTKGFPVEYFVEGGRSRTGRMLQPKTGMLAITLRSFLRSSRMPIVFVPVYIGYERVLEGRTYLGELRGASKKKESIFDIFKVIGALKQRFGQVAVNFGEPIKLAEFLDSEQPGWRQQELGPQFKPAWLNATTHRLGERVARHLNEAAAINPVNLVALALLSTSRLALDDRAMARVLDLYLALLRKVPYSPHTTLPEGDGQALIEHVKGMDLLSEQSDALGKILYLDEQNAVLMTYYRNNVLHIFALPALLASFFQSSSRMSREQILRYTHALYPYLQSELFIRWSLEELDGVVDQWLEAFVEQGLLRFENDLYLRPAPSSRHFVLLTLLSKSIAQTLQRFYMTVSLLLNSGQNTISAEELEDLCTVMAQRLSILHGLNAPEFFDKSLFRHFIQTMLDLDVLRRDEAGKLSYHELLGELAEGAAKRVLPAEIRLSIRQVALHRSEDAAEVAVSPDI, from the coding sequence ATGACCCGCTCCCCGTTCCGCCGTCTTGTGTTTGGCACCCTGCGCCGACTGTTGTACCTCTGGGTTCGCTCCGAGACCATCAACCAGTCGTCCTTTACCCTCAACCTCGACCGCAGTCGTCCGGTGTTCTACGTCCTGCAAGATCCTTCGCTCACCGACCTGGCGGTGCTCGATACCGAATGCACCAAGGCCGGCCTGCCCCGTCCGGTATTGCCGGTGTCCGTGGGCAACCTGCTGGAGCCGGCGGCGTTTTTCTACCTGACGCCGGCGCCGGACTGGATCGGGCGACAGGACAAGCGCGGCGCGCCGCCCACCCTGACGCGACTGGTCGACGCCCTGACCCACAATGCCGCCGAAGACGCCCAGATCATCCCGGTCAGCGTGTTCTGGGGGCAGTCGCCCGACAGCGAATCCAGCCCCTGGAAGCTGTTGTTCGCCGACAGCTGGGCCGTCACCGGGCGCTTGCGTCGCCTGTTGAGCATCATGATTCTGGGGCGCAAGACTCGCGTGCAATTCTCCGCACCAATCCACCTGCGCGAACTGATCGAACACGACAAGGGCCACGAACGCACCGTGCGCATGGCCCAGCGAATCCTGCGGGTGCACTTCCGCAATCTGAAAGCGGCGGTCATCGGCCCGGACATTTCCCACCGACGCAACCTGGTCAAGGGCTTGTTGAACCAGCCGCTGGTCAAGCAAGCGATTGCCGAGGAAGCCGAGCGGGAAAAGATCTCCCCGGAAAAAGCCAAGGCCCAGGCCCTGCGCTACGGCAACGAGATCGCCTCGGACTACACCTACACCGCGATCCGTTTCCTGGAAGTGGTGCTGAGCTGGTTCTGGAACAAAATCTACGACGGCATCAAGGTCAACCACATCGAAGGCGTGCAGAACGTCGCCCAGGGCCACGAAGTCATCTACGTGCCGTGCCACCGCAGCCACATCGACTACCTGCTGCTGTCGTACCTGCTGTTTCGCAACGGCCTGACGCCACCGCACATCGCCGCCGGCATCAACCTCAACATGCCGGTGATTGGCGGCCTGTTGCGCCGCGGTGGGGCGTTTTTCATGCGCCGCACCTTCAAGGGCAACCCGCTCTACACCGCCGTGTTCAATGAATACCTGCACACACTGTTCACCAAAGGCTTTCCGGTGGAGTACTTCGTCGAGGGCGGTCGCTCGCGCACCGGACGCATGCTGCAACCCAAGACCGGCATGCTCGCCATCACCTTGCGCAGTTTCCTGCGTTCCTCGCGCATGCCCATCGTCTTCGTGCCGGTGTACATCGGTTATGAGCGGGTGCTGGAAGGCCGCACCTACCTGGGCGAGCTGCGCGGGGCCAGCAAGAAGAAAGAATCGATCTTCGACATTTTCAAGGTCATCGGCGCCCTCAAGCAGCGCTTCGGCCAGGTGGCGGTGAACTTCGGCGAGCCGATCAAACTGGCGGAATTCCTCGACAGCGAACAGCCCGGTTGGCGCCAACAGGAATTGGGCCCGCAATTCAAACCGGCCTGGCTCAACGCGACCACCCATCGCCTCGGCGAGCGCGTGGCCCGGCACCTGAACGAAGCCGCGGCCATCAACCCGGTCAACCTCGTCGCCCTGGCGCTGCTGTCCACCAGCCGCCTGGCCCTGGACGACCGCGCCATGGCGCGGGTGCTGGACCTGTACCTGGCGTTGCTGCGCAAAGTCCCGTACTCGCCCCACACCACCCTGCCCGAAGGCGATGGCCAAGCGCTGATCGAACACGTGAAGGGCATGGACCTGCTGTCGGAACAGAGCGATGCCTTGGGCAAGATTCTGTACCTGGACGAGCAGAACGCGGTGCTGATGACCTACTACCGCAACAACGTACTGCACATCTTCGCCCTGCCGGCGTTGCTGGCGAGCTTCTTCCAGAGCAGCTCGCGCATGAGCCGCGAACAGATCCTGCGCTACACCCACGCGTTGTACCCGTACCTGCAATCGGAGTTGTTCATTCGCTGGTCGCTGGAAGAACTGGACGGCGTGGTCGACCAGTGGCTCGAAGCATTCGTCGAACAAGGCCTGCTGCGTTTCGAAAACGACCTGTACCTGCGGCCGGCGCCGAGTTCGCGGCACTTCGTGCTGCTGACCCTGCTGTCGAAGAGCATTGCCCAGACCTTGCAGCGCTTCTACATGACCGTCTCGCTGCTGCTCAACAGCGGTCAGAACACCATCAGCGCCGAAGAACTGGAAGACCTCTGCACCGTCATGGCCCAGCGCCTGTCGATCCTGCATGGCCTGAATGCGCCGGAATTCTTCGATAAGAGCCTGTTCCGCCACTTCATCCAGACGATGCTGGACCTGGATGTGCTGCGCCGCGACGAGGCCGGAAAACTCAGCTACCACGAGCTCCTGGGCGAACTGGCCGAAGGCGCGGCCAAGCGGGTGCTGCCGGCGGAAATTCGCCTGTCGATTCGCCAGGTGGCGTTGCATCGCAGTGAAGATGCGGCGGAGGTCGCCGTCAGCCCGGACATTTGA
- a CDS encoding cold shock domain-containing protein — protein MAARETGSVKWFNDAKGYGFIQREGGADVFVHYRAIRGEGHRSLTEGQQVEYAVVEGQKGLQAEDVVGL, from the coding sequence ATGGCAGCACGGGAAACCGGCAGTGTGAAGTGGTTCAACGACGCCAAAGGCTACGGCTTCATCCAGCGTGAAGGTGGGGCGGATGTGTTCGTGCATTACCGCGCCATCCGTGGCGAAGGCCACCGTTCACTGACCGAAGGCCAGCAGGTCGAGTACGCGGTGGTGGAAGGGCAGAAGGGCTTGCAGGCTGAGGATGTGGTGGGGTTGTAA
- the tcdA gene encoding tRNA cyclic N6-threonylcarbamoyladenosine(37) synthase TcdA produces the protein MSTEDPRFAGIARLYGIEGLERLRAAHVAIVGVGGVGSWAAEAIARCGVGEISLFDLDDVCVSNANRQLHALDSTVGKPKVEVMAERLRGINPDCTVHAVADFVTRDTMAEYITPNIDCVIDCIDSVNAKAALIAWCKRRKIQIITTGGAGGQIDPTLIQVCDLNRTFNDPLASKVRSTLRRDYGFSRTVTRHYSVPCVFSSEQLRYPKPDGSICLQKSFVGDGVKLDCAGGFGAVMMVTATFGMVAATKAVDKIVAGVRRPADRAKPQV, from the coding sequence ATGAGTACAGAAGATCCACGGTTTGCCGGCATCGCCCGTTTGTATGGCATCGAAGGCCTGGAGCGCCTGCGGGCGGCCCATGTGGCGATTGTCGGCGTCGGCGGTGTCGGTTCCTGGGCGGCGGAAGCCATTGCCCGTTGCGGCGTGGGCGAGATTTCGCTGTTCGACCTGGATGATGTCTGCGTCAGCAACGCCAACCGTCAGTTGCACGCCCTGGACAGCACCGTCGGCAAGCCCAAGGTCGAGGTGATGGCCGAGCGGCTGCGGGGGATCAACCCCGACTGCACCGTGCACGCGGTGGCCGACTTCGTCACCCGCGACACCATGGCCGAGTACATCACGCCGAACATCGACTGCGTGATCGACTGCATCGACAGCGTCAACGCCAAGGCTGCGCTGATCGCCTGGTGCAAGCGCCGCAAGATCCAGATCATCACCACCGGCGGTGCGGGCGGGCAGATCGACCCGACGCTGATCCAGGTCTGCGACCTCAACCGTACGTTCAACGATCCGCTGGCCTCTAAGGTGCGCTCCACTCTGCGCCGGGACTACGGCTTCTCCCGCACCGTGACCCGTCACTACAGCGTGCCTTGCGTGTTCTCCAGCGAACAGCTGCGCTATCCGAAGCCGGACGGCAGCATTTGCCTGCAGAAGAGTTTTGTCGGCGACGGCGTCAAGCTCGACTGCGCCGGTGGGTTCGGCGCGGTGATGATGGTCACGGCGACGTTCGGCATGGTCGCGGCGACCAAGGCTGTGGATAAGATCGTGGCGGGTGTGCGGCGGCCGGCGGATAGGGCCAAGCCTCAGGTTTGA
- a CDS encoding SufE family protein: MNLPADAVAALQIFQDASGWEQRARLLMQWGERLPPLSDEDKCEANLVHGCESQVWLVGRLHDGHWKFSASSDARLIRGLVALLLARVNGLSADELQQVDLPDWFNQLGLSRQLSPSRSNGLNAVLQRMFELTE, from the coding sequence ATGAACCTGCCTGCCGATGCCGTCGCCGCGCTGCAGATTTTCCAGGACGCCTCCGGCTGGGAACAACGCGCCCGATTGCTGATGCAATGGGGCGAACGCCTGCCGCCCCTGAGCGACGAGGACAAGTGCGAAGCCAACCTCGTCCACGGCTGTGAAAGCCAGGTGTGGTTGGTGGGTCGCTTGCATGACGGGCACTGGAAGTTTTCCGCCAGCAGCGATGCGCGGTTGATCCGTGGGTTGGTGGCGTTGCTGCTGGCGCGGGTCAACGGATTGTCCGCTGACGAGTTGCAGCAGGTGGATTTGCCGGATTGGTTCAATCAGTTGGGATTGTCGCGGCAGCTGTCACCGTCGCGTAGCAATGGCTTGAATGCGGTGTTGCAGCGGATGTTTGAGTTGACTGAATAA
- a CDS encoding aminotransferase class V-fold PLP-dependent enzyme → MLIQSPWRADFPAIAALQRQGQTYLDSAATTQKPQALLDALTHYYANGAANVHRAQHLPGAHATQAFEDSRLKVSQWLNAGNCGQIVFTHGATSALNLLAYGLEHLFNPGDEIVISALEHHANLLPWQQLAERRSLTLVVLPLDADGVIDAGAAAELIGPRTRLLAVSQLSNVLGAWQPVPALLALAKAQSALTVIDGAQGVVHGRHDVEALGCDFYVFSSHKLYGPDGLGVLFGRTEALGHLRHWQFGGEMVQQADYHSATFRPAPLGFEAGTPPIASVIGLGATLDYLSDLDPQAVIDHEAALHDYLFHGLLARNGVRLVGNPRLALVSFVVEGIHNADLAHLLTEQGIAVRAGHHCAMPLFKHLKLSGAIRVSLALYNDSADLERFFEALDQALEMLR, encoded by the coding sequence ATGTTGATCCAATCCCCCTGGCGTGCCGATTTCCCGGCCATCGCCGCCCTGCAACGGCAAGGCCAGACCTATCTGGACAGCGCCGCCACCACGCAAAAGCCCCAAGCCCTGCTGGACGCCCTGACGCACTACTACGCCAACGGCGCGGCCAACGTGCACCGTGCGCAACATTTGCCGGGCGCCCATGCCACCCAGGCGTTCGAGGACAGCCGTCTCAAGGTCTCGCAATGGCTCAATGCCGGAAACTGCGGGCAAATCGTCTTCACCCACGGCGCCACTTCGGCGCTGAACCTGCTGGCCTATGGGCTGGAACATCTATTCAACCCGGGCGATGAGATCGTCATCAGCGCCCTGGAACACCACGCCAACCTGCTGCCGTGGCAGCAACTGGCCGAGCGCCGTTCGTTGACCCTGGTGGTGTTGCCACTGGATGCCGACGGCGTGATCGATGCAGGCGCCGCCGCCGAGCTGATCGGCCCGCGTACGCGCTTGCTGGCAGTGAGCCAGTTATCCAATGTGCTGGGGGCCTGGCAGCCCGTGCCGGCGCTGCTGGCCCTGGCCAAGGCCCAAAGCGCGCTAACGGTAATCGACGGTGCCCAAGGCGTGGTCCACGGCCGCCACGACGTGGAGGCGCTGGGCTGCGACTTTTACGTGTTTTCCAGCCACAAACTCTACGGCCCCGACGGGCTGGGTGTGCTGTTTGGCCGTACCGAAGCCCTCGGCCACCTGCGCCATTGGCAGTTCGGCGGCGAAATGGTGCAACAGGCCGATTACCACAGCGCCACCTTCCGGCCAGCGCCGTTGGGCTTCGAAGCCGGCACGCCGCCGATTGCCAGCGTGATCGGGTTGGGCGCAACTCTGGATTACCTGTCCGACCTCGACCCGCAGGCGGTCATCGACCATGAGGCGGCGTTGCATGACTACCTGTTCCATGGCCTGTTGGCCCGCAACGGCGTGCGCCTGGTGGGCAACCCGCGCCTGGCCCTGGTCAGCTTCGTGGTCGAAGGCATCCACAACGCCGACCTGGCGCACCTGCTGACCGAGCAAGGCATCGCCGTGCGCGCCGGGCATCACTGCGCGATGCCGTTGTTCAAGCACTTGAAGCTGTCCGGGGCGATTCGGGTGTCGCTGGCGCTGTACAACGACTCTGCCGACCTCGAACGGTTCTTCGAGGCCTTGGACCAGGCCTTGGAGATGCTCCGATGA
- the dapD gene encoding 2,3,4,5-tetrahydropyridine-2,6-dicarboxylate N-succinyltransferase has protein sequence MSTTLFSLAFGVGTQNREGAWLEVFYAQPLLKPSAEIVAAIAPILGYSEGNQAITFTTAQASQLAEALKGVDAAQAALLTRLAESHKPLVATLLAEDAQLSSTPEAYLKLHLLSHRLVKPHGLNLAGIFPLLPNVAWTSQGAIDLSELAEHQLEARLRGELLEVFSVDKFPKMTDYVVPAGVRIADAARVRLGAYVGEGTTVMHEGFVNFNAGTEGPGMIEGRVSAGVFVGKGSDLGGGCSTMGTLSGGGNIVIKVGEGCLIGANAGIGIPLGDRNTVESGLYVTAGTKVKLLDENNQLVKVVKARDLAGQPDLLFRRNSETGAVECKTHKSAIELNEALHAHN, from the coding sequence ATGTCCACTACCCTGTTCAGCCTGGCCTTCGGCGTCGGCACCCAAAACCGTGAAGGCGCCTGGCTGGAGGTGTTCTACGCACAGCCGCTGCTCAAGCCGTCGGCTGAGATCGTTGCCGCTATCGCGCCGATCCTTGGCTACAGCGAAGGCAACCAGGCCATCACCTTCACCACCGCCCAGGCCTCGCAACTGGCCGAAGCCCTCAAGGGCGTCGATGCCGCGCAAGCCGCTCTACTGACCCGCCTGGCTGAAAGTCACAAGCCGCTGGTCGCCACCCTGCTGGCCGAAGACGCCCAACTGAGCTCCACCCCTGAGGCCTACCTCAAGCTGCACCTGCTGTCCCATCGCCTGGTCAAGCCCCACGGCCTGAACCTGGCCGGCATTTTCCCACTGCTGCCGAACGTGGCCTGGACCAGCCAGGGCGCGATCGACCTGAGCGAACTGGCCGAGCACCAGCTCGAAGCCCGCCTGCGTGGCGAGTTGCTGGAAGTGTTCTCCGTGGACAAGTTCCCGAAAATGACCGACTACGTGGTTCCGGCCGGTGTGCGTATCGCCGATGCCGCGCGGGTCCGCCTGGGCGCCTACGTGGGCGAAGGCACCACCGTGATGCACGAAGGTTTCGTCAACTTCAACGCCGGCACCGAAGGCCCGGGCATGATCGAAGGCCGAGTCTCGGCGGGCGTATTCGTCGGCAAGGGTTCGGACCTGGGCGGCGGTTGCTCGACCATGGGCACCCTGTCGGGCGGCGGCAACATCGTGATCAAGGTTGGCGAAGGCTGCCTGATCGGCGCCAACGCCGGCATCGGTATCCCGCTGGGCGACCGCAACACCGTGGAGTCGGGCCTGTATGTGACCGCCGGCACCAAAGTGAAGCTGCTGGACGAAAACAACCAACTGGTCAAAGTGGTCAAGGCCCGCGACCTGGCCGGCCAGCCTGACCTGTTGTTCCGCCGCAACTCCGAGACCGGCGCGGTGGAATGCAAGACGCACAAGTCGGCCATCGAGCTGAACGAAGCGCTGCACGCTCACAACTAA
- a CDS encoding ArsC family reductase → MPKENKHLQLFGIKACDTMKKARTWLDDHAVRYDFHDYKTAGIDREHLTQWCNEHGWQVVLNRAGTTFRKLDDERKADLDQTKAIELMLAQPSMIKRPVLDLGDRTLIGFKPDIYAAEIK, encoded by the coding sequence ATGCCCAAGGAAAACAAGCACTTACAGCTTTTCGGCATCAAAGCCTGTGACACGATGAAAAAGGCGCGCACCTGGCTCGATGATCACGCGGTGCGCTATGACTTTCACGATTACAAAACTGCCGGCATCGACCGTGAGCACCTGACCCAATGGTGCAACGAGCATGGCTGGCAGGTGGTGTTGAACCGTGCCGGTACGACCTTTCGCAAACTCGACGACGAACGCAAAGCCGATCTCGACCAGACGAAAGCCATCGAACTGATGCTCGCCCAACCCTCGATGATCAAGCGCCCGGTGCTTGACCTCGGTGACCGAACCCTGATTGGCTTCAAGCCAGATATTTATGCGGCAGAGATCAAGTAA
- a CDS encoding type III effector protein RopAA, with protein sequence MDSISLTPPHPLTHQAEETLPAHSTTSTTGTAASVPIGPVTAEQDLANRTGAIKAQLTRVFEPHINGANRQAFEALIDDRSRTLANDGETAESVDAVLTKGSRLDRASHDTVGFVRSVPFGAASIALDFAPAVTGNGSITAPLALSAIAGLVSSAADTVGNGLIKRATSDTQWLAAENADLEPVMQEAAQAVKPSLTTQAIEGSLTFQTFSARNVLRTVIQPVVTKTVDAQTGSKVDSVIAAVGSPLSGMAAYDLQHSIDKSKHRIGPEYLLGRQDWHQRYKDLKNYGVGSAALGIAKRVGSLPLDVMRDGSKSLQALVTPTGLVSSLGALAGGITAIGMAQTAAVNAARSAGISPAGVAAAGKATVTATMAPVLAAWVTTGVMTQPLADKASAALDRLSAGPAHPDELQGMLPLVEVSTAEQIGEDSDNEGDGVDVVSGRSTLNAAERAV encoded by the coding sequence ATGGATTCCATCTCTCTGACACCGCCCCATCCACTGACGCATCAAGCTGAAGAAACACTTCCGGCCCATTCAACAACATCGACCACCGGGACCGCTGCATCCGTCCCGATCGGCCCTGTCACGGCTGAACAGGACCTGGCAAATCGGACTGGTGCAATCAAGGCCCAGCTCACCCGGGTATTCGAGCCGCATATAAACGGTGCCAATCGCCAGGCCTTCGAAGCACTGATCGACGATCGTTCGCGTACCTTGGCCAATGACGGGGAAACCGCGGAAAGCGTCGACGCCGTGCTGACCAAAGGCTCGCGGCTGGATCGCGCGTCCCATGACACTGTTGGATTCGTTCGTTCGGTTCCCTTCGGCGCGGCGTCCATTGCGCTGGACTTCGCCCCGGCGGTGACCGGCAATGGCTCGATTACCGCGCCGTTGGCGCTGTCGGCGATTGCCGGCCTAGTCAGCAGCGCCGCCGACACGGTTGGCAATGGCCTGATCAAGCGCGCCACCAGCGACACCCAGTGGCTGGCGGCCGAAAATGCCGATCTGGAGCCGGTCATGCAGGAAGCCGCCCAGGCGGTGAAGCCGAGCCTGACGACCCAGGCTATCGAAGGCAGCCTGACTTTCCAGACCTTCTCCGCGCGAAACGTGTTGCGCACGGTCATCCAACCCGTCGTGACGAAGACCGTCGATGCGCAAACGGGCAGCAAGGTGGATTCGGTGATAGCTGCCGTCGGTTCTCCGCTTTCAGGCATGGCCGCCTATGACCTGCAACATTCCATCGATAAATCGAAACACCGGATTGGCCCGGAATACCTGTTGGGGCGTCAAGACTGGCATCAGCGTTACAAGGACCTCAAGAATTATGGCGTAGGGAGTGCTGCGTTGGGCATTGCGAAGCGGGTCGGCAGCCTGCCGCTGGACGTGATGCGCGATGGCAGCAAATCGCTGCAAGCCTTGGTTACGCCGACAGGCTTGGTCAGTAGTCTCGGAGCGTTGGCCGGCGGTATTACTGCGATCGGCATGGCCCAGACCGCCGCTGTCAACGCAGCCAGGAGCGCCGGGATTTCGCCTGCGGGTGTTGCGGCGGCTGGCAAGGCGACGGTTACGGCCACGATGGCCCCGGTGCTCGCCGCCTGGGTGACAACGGGAGTGATGACCCAGCCGTTGGCGGACAAGGCCTCCGCCGCGTTGGACAGGCTATCCGCCGGTCCCGCTCATCCGGATGAGCTGCAGGGAATGTTGCCCTTGGTCGAAGTGTCGACGGCCGAACAGATCGGGGAAGATAGCGACAATGAGGGAGACGGCGTCGATGTTGTCTCGGGTCGTTCGACCCTCAATGCTGCTGAGCGAGCTGTTTAG
- a CDS encoding DUF6124 family protein — MIKETPNPPKPASTFPYGDYAPEKLQEAADRVLDQYLKPDDDSKSEPKPSVQLFTVADGIDTEVLLANLSETLASANAMLNDLAFDQDGSRRHVALGVAQMIELGMLLANKCLDRVELRT, encoded by the coding sequence ATGATCAAAGAAACTCCAAACCCACCAAAACCAGCCTCCACTTTTCCCTACGGCGACTATGCACCCGAAAAGCTGCAAGAGGCAGCCGACCGTGTGTTGGATCAATATCTCAAGCCTGATGACGACAGCAAGTCAGAACCCAAACCCTCAGTACAGCTATTCACTGTGGCTGACGGTATCGACACGGAAGTATTGCTGGCCAACCTCAGCGAAACCCTGGCGTCTGCCAATGCAATGCTCAACGACCTTGCCTTCGATCAGGATGGCTCGCGACGGCATGTCGCATTGGGAGTGGCCCAGATGATTGAGTTGGGGATGTTGTTGGCGAACAAGTGCCTGGATCGGGTAGAGCTTCGGACTTGA
- a CDS encoding Fis family transcriptional regulator, protein MNKHIGSDFDDFLAEQGIAEEVSAAALKRVIAWQIAEAMKLQKVTKKALAQRMHTSRTAVDRALDQDDAGMTLATLASAARALGQRVEVRLVPEQEEAHA, encoded by the coding sequence ATGAACAAGCACATCGGATCTGATTTTGACGACTTCCTCGCCGAGCAAGGTATCGCCGAAGAAGTTTCCGCAGCTGCGCTCAAACGCGTTATTGCCTGGCAGATTGCCGAAGCAATGAAGCTTCAGAAAGTGACCAAAAAAGCCTTGGCACAGCGGATGCACACCAGTCGCACTGCAGTTGATCGTGCGCTGGATCAGGACGATGCGGGAATGACGCTGGCAACGCTTGCCAGCGCAGCTCGTGCGTTGGGCCAGAGGGTGGAAGTACGGTTGGTGCCTGAGCAGGAAGAGGCTCACGCCTAA
- a CDS encoding type II toxin-antitoxin system RelE/ParE family toxin: MVDITPILNVRFFRTDAGNEPVREWLTDLPREHRRMIGTDIKTVQIGWPIGMPVVRKLDTGLWEVRIDLGDTIARVLFTVVGSDMVLLHAFIKKSQKTPTTDMATAKQRKARL, translated from the coding sequence ATGGTTGATATCACCCCCATACTGAACGTACGTTTCTTCCGCACAGACGCCGGGAATGAACCCGTTCGCGAATGGCTGACTGACCTGCCTCGCGAGCATAGACGGATGATCGGAACTGACATCAAGACCGTTCAGATTGGGTGGCCGATAGGTATGCCGGTGGTTCGCAAACTGGACACTGGACTATGGGAGGTCAGGATTGACCTTGGAGATACCATCGCCCGCGTTCTCTTCACCGTAGTGGGCTCTGACATGGTTCTACTCCACGCTTTCATAAAGAAAAGTCAAAAAACGCCAACCACCGACATGGCAACCGCCAAGCAGCGCAAAGCAAGACTATGA
- the dapC gene encoding succinyldiaminopimelate transaminase, whose product MNNALNQLQPYPFEKLRALLGSVTPNPDKRPIALSIGEPKHRSPSFVAEALASNLEKMAVYPTTLGIPELREAIAGWCERRFSVPNGWLDPARHVLPVNGTREALFAFTQTVVNRGDDALVVSPNPFYQIYEGAAFLAGAKPHYLPCLDENGFNPDFDAVSPDIWKRCQILFLCSPGNPTGALIPVDVLKKLIALADEYDFVIAADECYSELYFDEQTPPPGLLSACVELGRKDFKRCVVFHSLSKRSNLPGLRSGFVAGDADILKGFLLYRTYHGCAMPVQTQLASIAAWNDEVHVRANRALYREKFDAVLEILSPVLDVQRPDGSFYLWPNVAGDDAAFCRDLFEQEHVTVVPGSYLSRDVDGVNPGAGRVRMALVAPLAECVEAAERIRAFIQRRG is encoded by the coding sequence ATGAACAACGCCCTGAACCAGTTGCAGCCCTACCCGTTCGAAAAGCTCCGCGCCTTGCTCGGCAGCGTCACGCCCAACCCCGACAAACGCCCGATCGCGCTGTCCATCGGCGAACCCAAGCATCGCTCACCCAGCTTCGTGGCTGAGGCCCTGGCCAGCAATCTGGAAAAAATGGCCGTGTACCCGACCACCCTCGGTATCCCGGAATTGCGTGAAGCCATCGCCGGCTGGTGCGAACGCCGCTTCAGCGTGCCGAACGGGTGGCTGGACCCGGCGCGCCATGTGTTGCCGGTCAACGGCACCCGTGAAGCCTTGTTCGCCTTCACCCAGACCGTGGTCAACCGGGGCGACGACGCCCTGGTGGTCAGCCCGAACCCGTTCTATCAGATCTACGAAGGCGCGGCGTTCCTGGCCGGGGCCAAGCCGCACTACCTGCCGTGCCTGGACGAAAACGGCTTCAACCCGGATTTCGATGCGGTATCGCCAGACATCTGGAAACGCTGCCAGATCTTGTTCCTGTGCTCTCCGGGCAACCCGACCGGTGCGCTGATCCCGGTGGATGTGCTGAAGAAACTCATCGCCCTGGCTGACGAATATGACTTTGTCATCGCCGCGGATGAGTGCTACAGCGAACTCTACTTCGACGAACAAACCCCGCCGCCGGGGCTGCTCAGCGCCTGCGTCGAACTCGGTCGCAAGGACTTCAAGCGTTGCGTGGTGTTCCACAGCCTGTCCAAACGCTCCAACCTGCCAGGCCTGCGCTCCGGTTTCGTGGCCGGCGACGCGGACATCCTCAAGGGTTTCCTGCTGTACCGCACCTACCACGGCTGCGCGATGCCCGTGCAGACCCAACTGGCGAGCATCGCCGCGTGGAACGACGAAGTACACGTACGGGCCAACCGCGCGCTGTATCGGGAGAAGTTCGACGCGGTACTGGAAATCCTCAGCCCGGTACTGGACGTGCAACGCCCCGACGGCAGCTTCTACCTGTGGCCGAACGTAGCGGGCGACGATGCGGCGTTCTGCCGTGACCTGTTCGAACAGGAACACGTGACCGTCGTGCCGGGCTCGTACCTGTCCCGCGATGTGGATGGCGTCAACCCAGGCGCCGGCCGCGTGCGCATGGCCTTGGTCGCGCCATTGGCTGAATGTGTGGAAGCGGCGGAGCGGATCCGCGCGTTCATCCAACGTCGGGGTTAA